In Qingshengfaniella alkalisoli, a single window of DNA contains:
- a CDS encoding PTS sugar transporter subunit IIA encodes MELAALLKPEAVKVVGSMTSKKRLMRELGEIAASCYGLDVDDAVEALLDRESIGPTGVGKGVALPHARMDGIDRIVGVFMRLDQPVPFESVDRQPVDLVFSLFAPKDAGVSHLRALALVSRVMRDGSTCTKLRSNEEAGTLHAILTGLEANQAA; translated from the coding sequence ATGGAACTGGCAGCGTTGTTGAAGCCGGAGGCCGTGAAGGTCGTCGGCAGCATGACCAGCAAGAAGCGTCTGATGCGGGAACTCGGCGAAATCGCCGCGTCCTGCTATGGCTTGGATGTGGATGACGCGGTTGAGGCTCTGCTTGACCGCGAAAGCATCGGTCCGACCGGTGTCGGCAAAGGTGTTGCGCTGCCGCATGCGCGCATGGATGGTATCGACCGTATTGTCGGTGTCTTTATGCGCCTCGACCAGCCCGTACCGTTCGAGTCCGTCGACCGCCAGCCTGTCGATCTGGTCTTTTCTCTGTTCGCGCCAAAGGATGCGGGCGTCAGCCACCTGCGCGCACTGGCGCTGGTATCGCGCGTGATGAGGGACGGGTCGACCTGCACCAAGTTGCGTTCCAACGAAGAAGCCGGCACGCTGCACGCGATCCTGACGGGTTTGGAGGCCAACCAGGCGGCCTGA
- a CDS encoding methionine ABC transporter ATP-binding protein produces MDSPKPSAQGASIRFDKVSKTFDKKGGQSFAALQDVSFDVKPGEIAGIIGRSGAGKSTMLRMVNGLERPSAGQVLVGGQDVGTARGAALRTIRRDVGMIFQHFNLLSSRTVYDNVALPLEIAGVASSAIRSRVQDLIARVGLQDHAQRYPAELSGGQKQRVGIARALATQPKVLLSDEATSALDPETTQTVLGLLKDINRDLGLTVLLITHEMAVVRDIATRVAVIDAGRIVEEGSTYDLFVRPSHPTTRSFLGGITGVTLPAFIAGRLREERLDSGGEQVIRVTFTGQHATDPMLALLAKDLGVSVNILAGAIEEISDKPFGNLLISVDALRADEARAFLERHGLLTEVLGYVG; encoded by the coding sequence ATGGACAGCCCAAAACCTTCCGCGCAAGGCGCCTCGATCCGTTTTGACAAGGTTAGCAAGACTTTCGACAAAAAGGGCGGGCAGAGCTTCGCCGCGCTTCAGGATGTGAGTTTCGATGTAAAGCCCGGAGAGATCGCGGGGATCATCGGCCGGTCCGGCGCGGGCAAGTCCACGATGCTGCGCATGGTCAACGGGCTGGAACGACCAAGCGCCGGTCAGGTGTTGGTCGGCGGTCAGGATGTCGGCACGGCGCGCGGTGCTGCGCTGCGGACGATCCGGCGGGATGTCGGCATGATCTTCCAGCATTTCAATCTGCTGTCATCGCGCACCGTCTATGACAACGTGGCATTGCCTTTGGAAATCGCGGGCGTAGCGTCATCCGCAATCCGGTCGCGCGTGCAGGATCTGATCGCGCGGGTGGGTCTGCAAGATCACGCGCAACGCTATCCGGCTGAACTGTCAGGCGGCCAGAAGCAACGGGTGGGGATCGCGCGGGCCTTGGCAACCCAGCCCAAGGTGCTTTTGTCGGATGAGGCGACTTCCGCGCTAGACCCCGAGACGACGCAGACTGTGCTGGGGCTGCTGAAGGACATCAATCGCGATCTAGGCCTGACCGTTCTGCTGATTACCCATGAGATGGCCGTCGTGCGCGATATCGCGACCCGAGTGGCGGTCATTGACGCCGGTCGGATCGTCGAGGAGGGATCAACCTATGACCTGTTCGTGCGCCCGTCGCACCCGACCACACGATCATTCCTGGGCGGTATCACTGGCGTTACCCTGCCGGCGTTTATCGCGGGGCGCCTGCGTGAGGAGCGCCTCGACAGTGGTGGTGAGCAGGTCATCCGCGTGACCTTCACGGGCCAGCACGCGACCGACCCGATGTTGGCGCTGCTTGCGAAGGATCTGGGCGTGTCGGTGAATATTCTGGCGGGTGCAATCGAGGAAATCAGCGATAAGCCTTTCGGCAATCTGCTGATCTCTGTTGATGCGCTGCGAGCGGATGAGGCGCGCGCCTTCCTCGAACGCCACGGCCTGTTGACGGAGGTGCTCGGCTATGTCGGCTAA
- a CDS encoding ExbD/TolR family protein, translating into MQLRQPRPLRPLISLVPLIDVMLILLVFFMVTSTFLDLDMFPTVGGNDLQTSRSEATDQVNLTPVLLRLNSNGRVTTQGRSYDVNELGEILALRLSEVPATEILLLPSPAASLQSLIDVMDRVTQVGAQNLRVIRLEARQ; encoded by the coding sequence ATGCAACTCAGACAACCAAGGCCGCTGAGACCCTTGATTTCGCTGGTTCCATTGATCGACGTAATGCTGATCTTGCTGGTGTTTTTCATGGTGACCTCGACCTTCCTGGATCTGGATATGTTTCCCACCGTAGGCGGGAACGACCTACAGACAAGCCGTTCGGAAGCCACCGATCAGGTCAACCTCACACCTGTTCTGCTGCGGCTGAACAGCAACGGGCGTGTGACGACACAAGGGCGCAGCTACGACGTCAACGAGCTCGGCGAAATCCTGGCCCTGCGCCTGAGCGAGGTTCCCGCTACCGAAATTCTTCTGCTGCCCTCGCCCGCCGCGTCGCTACAAAGCCTGATCGACGTGATGGACCGCGTGACGCAGGTTGGTGCGCAGAACCTGCGGGTTATTCGGCTGGAGGCGCGTCAATGA
- a CDS encoding methionine ABC transporter permease yields MSANIISLLYEATLQTLYMVAMSSIIGTIFGLPLGVFLATSQKGEMLSAPTVNRVLGLLVNATRSVPFIILVVAIIPFTRAIVGTSIGTAAAIVPLTVAAIPFIARLIENAIRDVDSGLIEAARAMGATPFQIIRKVLIPEALPGIMLGLTLAVVSLIGYSAMVGAVGGEGLGDLGIRYGYQRFMPDVMLAVVVILVVLVQLVQSAGERLAARVDKRAPRNRGQ; encoded by the coding sequence ATGTCGGCTAATATCATCAGCCTTCTTTATGAGGCGACGCTTCAGACGCTCTACATGGTGGCGATGTCGTCCATCATCGGCACCATCTTCGGCCTGCCGTTGGGCGTTTTTCTGGCAACTTCGCAAAAGGGCGAGATGCTGTCAGCGCCCACGGTGAACCGCGTACTGGGGCTCTTGGTCAACGCCACAAGGTCGGTGCCGTTCATCATTCTGGTGGTCGCGATCATTCCGTTCACGCGGGCAATCGTCGGTACATCGATCGGCACAGCAGCTGCGATCGTGCCGCTAACCGTCGCCGCGATCCCGTTCATCGCGCGGCTGATCGAAAACGCCATCCGCGACGTGGACAGCGGGTTGATCGAAGCGGCTCGTGCGATGGGCGCGACACCCTTCCAGATCATCCGCAAGGTGCTGATTCCTGAAGCATTGCCCGGCATCATGCTGGGCCTGACGCTCGCTGTCGTCAGCCTGATCGGCTATTCGGCGATGGTCGGGGCTGTCGGTGGCGAAGGGCTTGGCGATCTAGGGATTCGCTATGGATACCAGCGTTTTATGCCGGATGTGATGCTCGCCGTCGTCGTCATTTTGGTCGTGCTGGTTCAACTCGTGCAATCTGCCGGCGAGCGGCTGGCCGCCCGTGTCGACAAGCGTGCGCCTCGAAATCGGGGGCAGTAG
- a CDS encoding MotA/TolQ/ExbB proton channel family protein, producing the protein MLNLSDLMRGGPIIAVLAVLSVVSVALIVVKAIELRGVTSGTGRRSAAVDHWRKGETREAVNLTQSGTAPADRVLLAAMEGMSRDTSPALLETDLVRRGNEELERMNRHIRLLELIAMISPLLGLLGTVLGMIQSFQQLELAQGSANAAVLAGGIWQALLTTAAGLLVAIPAAIGASLLSSRAESAGHLIESSVGALMLAEDARHRRD; encoded by the coding sequence ATGCTGAATTTGTCCGACCTGATGCGCGGCGGCCCCATCATTGCTGTTCTGGCAGTGTTGTCCGTGGTTTCCGTCGCCCTGATCGTTGTCAAAGCCATCGAATTGCGGGGCGTGACATCCGGCACGGGCCGTCGCAGCGCGGCTGTGGATCATTGGCGCAAAGGTGAAACGCGCGAAGCTGTCAACCTGACCCAATCCGGGACGGCCCCTGCGGACCGCGTCCTTCTGGCCGCAATGGAAGGCATGTCCCGCGACACCAGCCCCGCATTGCTGGAAACGGATCTTGTACGGCGTGGCAACGAAGAACTCGAACGCATGAACCGGCATATCAGGCTTCTGGAACTGATCGCCATGATCAGCCCCCTTCTTGGTTTGCTCGGCACCGTGCTGGGAATGATCCAGTCGTTTCAACAATTGGAACTGGCGCAAGGTTCCGCCAATGCCGCTGTGCTGGCCGGAGGCATCTGGCAGGCGCTGCTGACCACGGCGGCGGGTCTTCTGGTTGCCATTCCAGCCGCTATCGGCGCCTCGCTCCTCAGTTCTCGTGCGGAAAGCGCGGGGCATCTGATCGAAAGCTCTGTGGGTGCGCTGATGTTGGCCGAGGACGCCCGCCACCGCCGCGACTAG
- the lptB gene encoding LPS export ABC transporter ATP-binding protein: MSPKRDNKSPAGLEVVGLRKSYRKRPVIRDVSLKLNRGEVVALLGPNGSGKTTCFYSIAGLVPADGGQVLINGRDVTTMPMYRRAKMGIGYLPQEVSIFRGLNVEDNILSILEIAEPDRTKRHEHLEELLAEFSIEHLRRARALALSGGERRRVEIARCLAANPRYVLMDEPFAGVDPIAVGDIRALVSQLKTRGIGVLITDHNVRETLEIVDRAYILHDGQVLMSGTTDDVIRNKKVREVYLGDSFRID; this comes from the coding sequence GTGAGCCCCAAGCGGGACAATAAGTCACCCGCGGGGTTGGAAGTCGTCGGGCTGCGCAAAAGCTATCGCAAACGGCCAGTGATCCGCGATGTGTCGTTGAAGCTCAACCGCGGCGAGGTCGTGGCGCTCCTGGGCCCCAACGGATCGGGTAAGACGACATGCTTTTATTCGATCGCGGGGCTGGTTCCTGCGGATGGCGGGCAGGTGCTGATCAATGGCCGTGATGTGACCACCATGCCGATGTATCGCCGCGCCAAGATGGGAATCGGGTATCTGCCGCAGGAGGTCAGTATCTTCCGGGGCTTGAACGTGGAGGACAACATCCTCTCGATCCTCGAAATCGCCGAACCTGACCGCACCAAGCGGCACGAACATCTGGAAGAACTTCTGGCGGAGTTCTCGATCGAGCATCTGCGTCGCGCGCGAGCCCTTGCGTTGTCAGGGGGTGAACGCCGTCGCGTGGAGATTGCCCGCTGCCTGGCAGCGAATCCGCGTTATGTGCTGATGGACGAGCCATTCGCAGGGGTTGATCCCATTGCGGTTGGCGATATTCGCGCGCTGGTGTCCCAGCTCAAGACACGTGGGATCGGCGTGCTGATCACCGATCACAATGTCCGTGAGACGCTGGAGATCGTGGACCGCGCCTATATCTTGCATGATGGGCAGGTCTTGATGAGTGGCACGACCGATGACGTTATCCGCAACAAGAAGGTGCGCGAGGTCTATCTGGGTGACAGCTTCCGAATCGACTGA
- a CDS encoding DUF4384 domain-containing protein, which translates to MKTRLWIIGLACSAGLHALALGGLRLSTDPAEIMPQTVSASRLDVTAYEVDQANATPQQVDSPTKEGVVPDQSRVQGTSIQRIIAAETVLRSTDAAEVISRHAAASSVKPRSKVTHNVRLDSALAQPIGQPASRTKATAPATVVANTQAIPTKRSPTATLPTQRAQETPRETSIPSAPQTVTAVSATALRPAALNQAPAALPSETLVASLAWSGDASLDPVSFAAVTSFMAPNLPQTGTDPVRDGMEGLLSSVPCARLQAVFEPDSGSILLTGHVPEEALLTPVTDSLQQLLGGAIPVRDSVRVLPPPQCGVLRAVSTVGLPQSTDQFTDSRLIGQTAQAREYFYNGGDRLSFDLTGPDYDAYLYVDYFDASGQVIHLEPNTQVPLRQLSSDQEATIGAPSANHPSLEISIGPPYGQEIALAIATSVPLHDGTRPMVEPADPYLDFLRERVAVLRTEQPDFKGEWVYFFLTTRP; encoded by the coding sequence ATGAAGACACGGCTGTGGATCATCGGGCTCGCATGTTCCGCAGGGTTGCACGCGCTGGCACTCGGTGGGCTGCGACTGTCCACCGACCCAGCCGAGATAATGCCTCAAACCGTATCTGCCAGCCGCCTAGATGTGACCGCTTACGAGGTAGATCAGGCGAATGCGACGCCACAACAGGTGGATAGCCCAACGAAGGAAGGGGTTGTTCCAGATCAGTCACGGGTTCAGGGCACCTCCATTCAGCGTATAATAGCTGCCGAGACCGTTCTCCGATCAACCGACGCTGCAGAGGTCATTTCTCGGCATGCAGCGGCATCTTCTGTCAAGCCTCGCAGCAAGGTCACCCATAACGTTCGGTTGGACAGCGCCTTGGCGCAACCCATTGGACAACCCGCGTCACGCACCAAAGCGACCGCCCCGGCGACCGTAGTAGCCAATACCCAAGCAATCCCTACCAAACGATCGCCCACGGCGACACTTCCCACTCAACGCGCCCAGGAAACACCCCGAGAAACCTCAATTCCAAGCGCGCCGCAAACCGTCACAGCGGTGTCAGCTACAGCGCTGCGTCCTGCCGCCCTGAACCAGGCCCCGGCGGCTTTACCGTCCGAAACCTTGGTCGCGTCCCTTGCCTGGAGCGGCGATGCCAGCCTGGACCCTGTTTCATTTGCGGCCGTTACGTCCTTCATGGCCCCCAACCTACCGCAGACCGGTACTGATCCGGTGCGTGACGGGATGGAGGGTCTGCTGTCCTCCGTTCCCTGCGCACGCTTGCAAGCCGTGTTCGAGCCGGACAGCGGGTCAATTCTCTTGACCGGGCATGTCCCTGAGGAGGCACTTCTAACACCCGTCACAGACAGCTTGCAGCAGTTGCTGGGCGGCGCGATCCCGGTGCGCGACTCGGTGCGTGTCCTGCCGCCCCCGCAATGCGGTGTGCTACGTGCTGTTTCAACCGTCGGTCTACCGCAATCGACGGATCAGTTCACCGACAGCCGGTTGATCGGTCAAACTGCGCAAGCTCGGGAATACTTCTACAATGGCGGAGACAGGCTCAGCTTCGATCTGACCGGCCCGGACTACGATGCGTATCTCTATGTCGACTATTTCGACGCTTCCGGTCAAGTAATCCATCTCGAGCCGAACACACAGGTGCCGCTACGCCAGCTATCCTCTGATCAAGAGGCAACAATTGGCGCGCCATCCGCGAACCACCCGTCGTTGGAGATTTCCATCGGCCCGCCTTATGGTCAGGAAATCGCACTCGCCATCGCGACCTCCGTGCCACTGCATGACGGCACACGACCGATGGTAGAACCCGCCGATCCCTACCTCGACTTTCTGCGCGAGCGCGTCGCTGTTCTTCGCACAGAACAACCTGATTTTAAAGGAGAATGGGTCTATTTCTTCCTGACCACGCGTCCATGA
- the speB gene encoding agmatinase, which yields MSTDSAVTPVAGDQAFTRRNPRGTVPEASYAGALSFMRRRYTRDLAGVDVAVMGVPFDLAVSDRSGTRLGPRSVRAASSHIAWSSPWPWTFDPFAEMTVIDYGDCMFDPGRPDKVPDEITAAAAKVLAQGTTLLSIGGDHFITYPLLKAHAAKHGPLSVIQFDAHSDTWADEPGRIDHGTMMWHSVRDGLVDPSRSVQIGIRTHNPDPLGFNIIDARDVHKTTPESIAAQVRQIVRDQPSYLTFDIDALEPAAAPGTGTPVIGGLSPYQAQEILRGLDGINLVGMDIVEVAPAYDVSEITALAAATIANDLLCLYCTRKMRGGR from the coding sequence ATGTCGACCGACTCAGCCGTCACACCCGTCGCCGGAGACCAGGCCTTCACCCGCCGCAACCCGCGCGGCACCGTTCCGGAAGCCTCCTATGCCGGGGCGCTTAGCTTCATGCGCCGCCGATACACGCGTGATCTGGCGGGGGTCGATGTAGCCGTGATGGGGGTTCCCTTCGATCTGGCTGTGTCTGACAGGTCTGGCACGCGGCTCGGCCCCCGCTCCGTGCGAGCCGCGTCCAGCCACATCGCATGGTCCAGCCCATGGCCATGGACCTTCGACCCGTTCGCCGAGATGACCGTCATCGATTATGGCGACTGCATGTTCGATCCGGGTCGGCCAGACAAGGTACCAGATGAAATCACCGCCGCTGCCGCCAAGGTTCTGGCACAGGGCACGACGCTTCTGTCCATCGGTGGAGATCACTTCATCACCTACCCGCTTCTGAAAGCCCATGCCGCCAAGCACGGGCCTCTAAGCGTCATCCAGTTCGACGCACATTCGGACACCTGGGCGGATGAACCCGGCCGGATCGACCACGGCACCATGATGTGGCATTCGGTGCGGGACGGGCTGGTGGACCCGTCCCGCTCCGTCCAGATCGGCATCCGCACGCATAACCCTGACCCGCTGGGCTTCAACATCATCGACGCTCGGGACGTACATAAAACGACACCCGAATCCATCGCCGCACAAGTCCGGCAAATCGTGAGGGATCAGCCGAGCTACCTCACCTTCGACATCGATGCGTTGGAACCGGCCGCTGCGCCCGGAACCGGCACGCCGGTGATCGGAGGCCTCAGCCCCTATCAGGCGCAAGAAATCCTGCGCGGGCTCGACGGGATCAACCTTGTCGGCATGGACATCGTCGAGGTCGCGCCCGCCTATGACGTGTCGGAGATCACCGCATTGGCAGCCGCGACAATCGCGAATGATCTGCTATGCCTTTACTGCACGCGCAAAATGCGTGGGGGGCGCTAA
- a CDS encoding helix-turn-helix transcriptional regulator — MLRGALSFHADFDSLVVTEFAAGGRPNALFHDLDEVRAAIHVAFYESGPYLLDPFYLACCDGLVAGVYRLLDLAPKAFFRSEYYRTFYRRVRIKDELGIVLRNGDTRWIIMSLARGARRPVFDDHELAALSGSFQTISAAVLRHWSGSADPGTKGLVLPLEQRMTGFAGDALSPREAEVLHLVLLGHSTPSAAAQLGIAEGTVKVHRRHAYSKLGISSQAELFSRVTRYLAEGGATG, encoded by the coding sequence GTGCTGCGCGGGGCGCTGTCTTTTCATGCCGATTTCGATTCTCTTGTAGTCACGGAGTTCGCGGCAGGTGGCCGACCGAATGCATTGTTCCATGATCTTGATGAAGTCAGGGCGGCAATCCATGTGGCGTTCTACGAAAGCGGGCCTTATTTGCTCGACCCGTTCTATCTGGCGTGCTGTGACGGGTTGGTGGCGGGCGTGTATCGTCTTCTGGACCTTGCACCGAAGGCATTCTTTCGGTCCGAATATTACCGGACATTCTATCGCCGGGTTCGTATCAAGGACGAGTTGGGGATCGTTCTGCGTAACGGTGATACACGCTGGATCATTATGTCGCTGGCGCGTGGCGCGCGACGTCCGGTCTTCGATGATCACGAGCTGGCGGCGTTGAGCGGTTCATTCCAAACGATTTCCGCCGCCGTGTTGCGGCACTGGTCGGGTAGTGCCGACCCCGGCACAAAGGGGTTGGTCCTGCCGCTCGAACAGCGGATGACCGGTTTCGCGGGTGATGCTCTCAGTCCGCGAGAGGCGGAGGTTCTGCATCTGGTCTTGCTTGGCCATTCCACACCATCTGCTGCGGCACAGCTGGGGATTGCGGAAGGGACGGTGAAGGTTCACCGTCGCCATGCCTACAGCAAGCTGGGGATATCATCGCAGGCGGAGCTTTTCTCGCGCGTTACCCGGTATCTGGCTGAAGGGGGCGCAACGGGTTGA
- a CDS encoding cytochrome P450, translating into MTRFVPPTVEPPAKVLGVWSSLRAVRRNVLSILPAISYTQPIVTGTTGPARWHMVQGPEAMRQVFLDNAHNYPKSEVMIRMLRPAIGSSLFTSEGADWRWQRRAIAPVFSARNVSTLAPLMTQTADRTARRLSDQPGPVEIVEQMLSATFDVICDVALSGREHFDVDTYSAAITRYFLTVGRASLLDFLEVPPWFPRPGELLGASAVRTMHRMVSRAIEARRAETCRDSDDLLDYMLDAHDPETGRRMDARDLLHNMQFFIVAGHETTALAISWGLYLLANDPDAQSRAATEARDLIGQRAATAEDLAALPLTKAALDEAMRLYPPVGLLARNVLAPDTLYGRDIGTGETVFLNIYALHRHQDYWDAPEMFDINRFSPEARKSRDKYLYLPFGAGPRVCVGANFAMMQAQIILATLLARFHFAPSGPAPEPVMHMTIRPEPGVTLAVTER; encoded by the coding sequence ATGACCCGCTTCGTTCCACCAACCGTTGAACCACCCGCCAAGGTTCTGGGTGTATGGAGCAGCCTGCGTGCCGTCCGCCGCAACGTCCTGAGCATCCTGCCCGCCATTTCCTACACCCAGCCGATCGTCACGGGAACAACCGGCCCGGCGCGCTGGCACATGGTGCAGGGGCCGGAAGCTATGCGCCAAGTGTTTCTGGACAATGCGCATAATTACCCGAAATCCGAAGTCATGATCCGCATGCTGAGGCCGGCCATCGGGTCCAGCCTGTTTACCTCGGAAGGGGCGGATTGGCGCTGGCAGCGCCGCGCCATTGCCCCTGTGTTTTCGGCACGCAATGTATCGACGCTGGCGCCGCTGATGACGCAAACCGCTGACCGCACGGCGCGACGTCTTTCGGACCAGCCCGGTCCTGTCGAGATCGTCGAACAGATGCTGTCCGCCACCTTCGACGTCATTTGCGACGTTGCGCTGTCGGGCCGTGAACATTTCGACGTAGACACCTACAGTGCCGCAATCACACGTTACTTTCTGACGGTCGGTCGCGCATCGCTTCTGGACTTTCTGGAAGTGCCACCGTGGTTTCCGCGACCGGGCGAATTGCTGGGGGCCTCGGCCGTCAGGACAATGCACCGCATGGTATCCCGCGCGATCGAGGCGCGCCGCGCCGAGACATGTCGAGACAGCGACGACCTCCTGGACTACATGCTGGATGCACATGACCCTGAAACCGGGCGGCGTATGGATGCCAGAGATTTACTACACAACATGCAGTTCTTTATCGTCGCGGGGCACGAAACGACGGCCTTGGCAATTTCATGGGGTTTGTACCTGTTGGCCAACGATCCTGACGCTCAATCGCGCGCAGCAACCGAAGCGCGCGACCTGATCGGACAACGCGCAGCAACCGCCGAAGACCTGGCCGCTCTGCCCCTGACCAAAGCCGCACTGGACGAGGCCATGCGACTTTATCCGCCCGTTGGTCTGCTTGCCCGAAATGTGCTCGCACCGGACACGCTCTATGGCCGCGACATCGGCACAGGCGAAACAGTTTTTCTGAATATCTACGCTTTGCACCGCCATCAGGACTACTGGGACGCACCCGAGATGTTCGACATCAATAGATTTTCGCCGGAAGCCAGAAAATCCCGCGACAAATACCTGTATCTGCCGTTCGGCGCGGGTCCGCGCGTGTGTGTCGGCGCGAATTTCGCGATGATGCAAGCTCAGATCATTCTGGCCACCCTGCTGGCGCGCTTCCATTTCGCGCCCTCTGGCCCTGCGCCGGAACCCGTCATGCACATGACCATTCGCCCCGAACCGGGGGTTACGCTGGCAGTGACGGAAAGGTGA
- the hpf gene encoding ribosome hibernation-promoting factor, HPF/YfiA family, with translation MRYQISGKQIDIGEALQTYVKNELGVIVDKYAERPTDAQIVFSKRGHEYVCETVVHLSTGLTAQARATANEIYPAFDQCGEKMEKQLRRYKRRLKDHHKVRAQPVEALGGSSYIIASNDDADDSEPDTLQPVIVAEMETRIPSISVGEAVMQMELIGAPVLVFRNEGTKGVNVVYRRDDGNIGWIEPGSAT, from the coding sequence ATGCGTTACCAAATAAGCGGGAAGCAAATAGACATTGGGGAAGCCCTTCAAACCTATGTCAAAAATGAACTTGGTGTGATTGTCGACAAATACGCCGAACGCCCCACCGATGCGCAGATTGTCTTTTCCAAGCGTGGACATGAGTATGTGTGCGAAACCGTGGTTCACCTGTCCACCGGGCTGACTGCGCAGGCGCGTGCGACGGCCAATGAAATATATCCTGCCTTCGACCAGTGCGGCGAAAAAATGGAAAAGCAGCTTCGCCGCTACAAGCGCCGCCTGAAAGACCACCACAAGGTGCGCGCGCAGCCGGTTGAAGCTTTGGGCGGCTCGTCCTATATCATCGCCTCGAATGACGATGCGGACGATTCCGAGCCGGACACGCTTCAGCCGGTGATCGTCGCAGAAATGGAAACCCGCATCCCGTCGATTTCCGTCGGTGAAGCTGTTATGCAAATGGAACTCATCGGAGCGCCAGTCTTGGTGTTTCGTAACGAGGGCACGAAAGGGGTCAATGTCGTGTACCGTCGTGACGACGGCAATATAGGCTGGATCGAGCCCGGCAGCGCGACATAA
- a CDS encoding ExbD/TolR family protein, with translation MKLRAQTRRPHHETIIALIDVVFFLLVFFMLIGRMEATAPFDVVPPIAQTGSDLPAGGLAISVDNDGALALGDTLVEHDALLAHVAEAITHQPDKLIRVTANGSTRLQQVLPLVAEIEALGAKEVALVVTPDPT, from the coding sequence ATGAAACTACGCGCGCAAACGCGGCGGCCCCACCACGAAACCATCATCGCGCTGATCGATGTGGTGTTTTTCCTTCTGGTTTTCTTCATGCTGATCGGCCGCATGGAAGCGACCGCCCCGTTTGATGTCGTCCCTCCAATCGCCCAGACCGGCTCGGATCTTCCCGCCGGCGGGTTGGCAATATCCGTGGACAATGACGGTGCGTTGGCGTTGGGTGACACACTAGTCGAACACGATGCACTTCTGGCCCATGTCGCCGAAGCTATTACACATCAACCGGACAAACTGATCAGGGTCACGGCAAACGGCTCAACCCGGCTGCAACAGGTGCTGCCTCTTGTCGCCGAAATCGAAGCGCTTGGCGCGAAGGAGGTGGCGCTCGTCGTAACGCCCGACCCGACATGA
- the lptA gene encoding lipopolysaccharide transport periplasmic protein LptA, whose product MGLRFVVVFIFLIAGHGVWAQGAGVNLGGLQTDTSAPVEVEADQLQLDQTGRSAKFSGNVVVVQGDMRLTAAQIVVRYLESAEGDDRQIDTITASGGVTLVTPDEAAEAAEGVFTPARNEIVMSGDVLLTQGQNTLAGQRLTVDLETGNGQIDGRVRTVLQPGANE is encoded by the coding sequence ATGGGCCTGCGGTTTGTCGTCGTTTTCATCTTTTTGATCGCTGGGCATGGTGTCTGGGCGCAGGGGGCTGGTGTGAATCTGGGAGGTTTGCAGACCGATACCAGCGCCCCGGTCGAGGTTGAGGCCGATCAGCTTCAGCTCGATCAAACCGGCCGAAGCGCCAAGTTTTCGGGAAATGTTGTTGTCGTTCAGGGTGATATGCGCCTGACCGCCGCGCAGATTGTCGTACGCTATCTGGAATCGGCAGAGGGCGACGACCGGCAGATCGACACGATCACTGCCAGTGGTGGTGTGACCTTGGTGACGCCGGATGAGGCAGCCGAGGCGGCGGAGGGTGTCTTTACGCCCGCCCGCAACGAGATCGTGATGTCGGGCGATGTTCTTCTGACGCAGGGCCAGAACACGCTTGCTGGTCAACGCCTGACGGTGGATCTGGAAACCGGAAACGGCCAGATCGACGGTCGCGTTCGTACAGTTCTGCAGCCGGGTGCCAACGAGTGA